In the genome of Pseudomonadota bacterium, one region contains:
- a CDS encoding DUF1828 domain-containing protein → MNATDLCAELNRGLGGLFACAPHGDYCRIRTPYLYPDGDNIDLFCKADGDMTMVSDLGETNRWLRTQTLSPRRSPKQNALISDICQTHGVEFYKGMLLARCRPGASLAAVALRVAQAALRVSDLWFTFRTRAVESVTDEVADVLTERALSFERGEKLAGRSGRTWTVDFHIRAPARSSLVYVMSTGSRSAARSVAEHVLAAWYDLNHLAAGPEALRFVSLFDDTTDVWSVEDFALVEPLSTVARWSEPDRFIEVLAEAA, encoded by the coding sequence ATGAATGCGACGGATCTGTGCGCGGAGCTGAATCGCGGCCTAGGCGGGTTGTTCGCGTGCGCCCCGCACGGCGACTACTGCCGCATCCGCACCCCGTATCTCTACCCGGATGGCGATAACATCGACCTGTTCTGCAAAGCGGACGGCGATATGACCATGGTGTCCGACCTTGGTGAGACCAACCGATGGTTGCGAACGCAGACCTTGTCGCCGCGTCGCTCGCCCAAGCAGAACGCATTGATCTCGGATATTTGCCAGACCCACGGCGTCGAGTTCTACAAGGGCATGCTGTTAGCCCGCTGCCGCCCAGGGGCCTCCTTGGCCGCCGTTGCCTTGCGCGTCGCGCAGGCCGCACTGCGCGTTTCCGACCTGTGGTTCACGTTCCGTACACGGGCGGTGGAGTCGGTCACGGATGAAGTGGCGGATGTGCTCACTGAGCGGGCATTAAGCTTCGAACGTGGCGAGAAGCTGGCGGGGCGCTCGGGTCGCACCTGGACGGTGGATTTCCATATTCGCGCGCCTGCGCGGAGCTCGCTGGTCTATGTGATGAGCACGGGTAGCCGTTCCGCCGCGAGATCGGTGGCCGAGCATGTCCTGGCCGCATGGTACGACCTGAACCATTTGGCAGCCGGCCCGGAAGCGCTGCGCTTTGTATCTTTGTTCGACGATACTACCGACGTTTGGAGCGTGGAGGATTTCGCGCTGGTGGAGCCGCTGTCCACCGTCGCGCGCTGGTCGGAACCGGATCGGTTTATCGAGGTGCTGGCAGAGGCGGCGTGA
- a CDS encoding EcsC family protein, whose protein sequence is MPKKALVIGHPERTASLKVAEAILGLIAQVPNTDEPKSPDPGTRARVIASRAAMKAALTAGSLALPPGTLGWLTMLPELVAVWKLQAQMVADIAGIYDKNAYLTREQMIYCLFRHTAAQAVRDLVVRVGERILVQGVSLGAMQVIAREVGISITRRAIRKGVSRWLPVIGALGVGTYAYFDTAQVARTAIELFEREITLDCSSPQQF, encoded by the coding sequence GTGCCGAAGAAAGCTCTCGTAATTGGGCACCCCGAGCGTACGGCCAGCCTCAAGGTGGCCGAGGCAATTCTGGGCTTGATCGCTCAGGTCCCAAACACCGACGAGCCAAAGAGTCCCGATCCCGGCACTCGCGCCCGCGTCATTGCCAGTCGTGCCGCCATGAAGGCGGCTCTTACCGCAGGCAGCCTTGCGCTGCCGCCTGGTACCCTTGGCTGGCTCACGATGCTTCCTGAACTAGTGGCGGTTTGGAAACTTCAGGCTCAGATGGTTGCCGATATCGCAGGGATCTATGATAAGAACGCCTACCTGACTCGCGAGCAGATGATATACTGCCTGTTCCGGCACACCGCAGCGCAGGCCGTGCGGGATTTAGTCGTCCGCGTCGGCGAGCGCATCTTGGTTCAAGGGGTGTCCCTTGGCGCGATGCAGGTGATCGCACGCGAGGTCGGAATCAGTATCACACGGCGCGCGATCAGAAAGGGGGTATCCAGATGGCTTCCCGTTATCGGTGCGCTTGGCGTCGGGACCTACGCTTACTTCGATACCGCCCAGGTAGCGCGTACCGCAATTGAGCTTTTCGAGCGGGAGATTACCCTGGATTGCAGTTCACCTCAACAGTTCTAG
- a CDS encoding type I restriction endonuclease subunit R, translating into MTTDTSEKGLESLIVAAMTGLWEAPVREGGVSKPPTPYGGTGWLYGHAEDYDREHCVDLFQLRAFLGATQPQVAEALDLGQDGPTRRTFLARLQGEITKRGTIEVLRHGVRHGPHHLDLFYGTPSPGNERAQVLYAANRFSVTRQVRYSRDETQLTLDLGLFINGLPVATFELKNSLTKQTVEDAIQQYRRDRDPREKLFEFGRCVVHFAVDDHEVRFCTHLNGKGSWFLPFNLGWNDGAGNPPNRDGLKTDYLWKRVLTREGLTDNLENYAQVVVTKDEKTGRKIAVQIWPRYHQLDVVRKLLADAGRHDAGRRYLIQHSAGSGKSNSIAWLAHQLIGLHGRGHPEADAPTFDSIIVVTDRKILDQQIRDTIKQFAQVGATVGHAERSGDLRKFIAEGKKIIISTVQKFPFILDEIGSEHRGRRFAIVIDEAHSSQGGRTSAALSMALSTAGAEEDDETTEDKINRLMEAKKLLPNASYFAFTATPKNKTLEIFGEALPPDAEGKVRHRPFHTYTMKQAIQEGFILDVLKHYTPVESYYKLIKKVESDPEFDTKRAKKKLRRYVESHDHAIRLKAEIMADHFHEQVLALNKIGGQARAMVVTSGIERAIQYHHAIREYLAARKSPYRAIVAFSGEHDYGGTKVTEASLNGFPSSRIANEIRNDPYRFLICADKFQTGYDEPLLHTMYVDKMLSGIKAVQTLSRLNRAHSQKHDVFVLDFMNDADTIQMAFSDYYRTTILAEETDPNKLHDLKAALDGYQVYAAAQIEQLVALYLGGADRDKLDPILDACVAVYRAQLDEDGQVDFKGKAKAFTRAYGFLASILPYTDAEWEKLSIFLNFLVPKLPAPVEEDLSKGILEVIDMDSYRVEKQSAMKIQLPDEDAEIEPVPTTGGGPKPEPDLDRLSNILKTFNDQFGNIAWSDADRVHKLITEDIPARVAADTAFQNAKKNSDKQNARIEHDKALARVMTAVLKDDTELFKQFMDNESFKRWLTDTVFGLTYEPPVAVD; encoded by the coding sequence GTGACCACCGACACCAGCGAGAAGGGTCTCGAGAGCCTCATCGTCGCGGCGATGACCGGGCTCTGGGAGGCGCCGGTGCGGGAAGGCGGTGTCTCCAAGCCGCCGACGCCCTACGGCGGTACGGGCTGGCTTTACGGACACGCCGAGGACTACGACCGCGAGCACTGCGTGGATCTGTTCCAGCTCCGCGCCTTCCTGGGCGCGACGCAGCCGCAAGTCGCAGAGGCGCTGGACCTCGGCCAGGACGGCCCGACGCGGCGCACGTTTCTGGCACGCCTCCAGGGTGAGATCACGAAACGCGGCACGATCGAGGTGCTGCGCCACGGGGTCAGGCACGGGCCGCATCACCTCGACCTCTTCTACGGCACACCGTCGCCAGGCAACGAACGGGCGCAGGTGCTGTACGCGGCCAACCGCTTCAGCGTGACGCGCCAAGTGCGCTACAGCCGCGACGAGACGCAGCTCACCCTCGATCTGGGCCTCTTCATCAACGGTCTGCCGGTCGCCACCTTCGAGCTGAAGAACAGCCTCACCAAGCAGACGGTCGAGGACGCCATCCAGCAGTACAGGCGCGACCGCGACCCGCGCGAAAAGCTCTTCGAGTTCGGACGTTGTGTCGTGCACTTCGCTGTGGACGATCACGAGGTGCGCTTCTGCACGCACCTAAACGGCAAGGGCTCGTGGTTCCTGCCCTTCAACCTGGGCTGGAACGACGGTGCGGGCAACCCGCCCAACCGGGATGGTCTCAAGACCGACTACCTCTGGAAGCGCGTCCTCACGCGTGAAGGGCTGACCGACAACCTGGAGAACTACGCCCAGGTCGTCGTGACCAAGGACGAGAAGACCGGCCGCAAGATCGCGGTACAGATCTGGCCGCGCTACCACCAGCTCGATGTGGTGCGGAAGCTCCTGGCCGACGCCGGTCGGCACGACGCGGGCCGGCGTTATCTGATCCAGCACTCGGCGGGGAGCGGCAAGTCCAATTCCATCGCTTGGCTCGCCCACCAGCTCATCGGGCTGCATGGGAGGGGGCACCCAGAAGCGGATGCCCCTACATTCGATTCGATCATCGTCGTCACCGATCGGAAGATCCTCGACCAGCAGATCCGTGACACGATCAAGCAGTTCGCGCAGGTGGGCGCGACCGTAGGCCACGCCGAACGCTCGGGCGATCTGCGTAAGTTTATCGCCGAGGGCAAGAAGATCATCATCTCCACCGTGCAGAAGTTCCCGTTCATCCTCGATGAGATCGGCAGCGAGCACCGCGGCCGGCGTTTCGCCATCGTCATCGACGAGGCACATTCGAGCCAGGGCGGCCGCACCTCGGCCGCGCTCTCCATGGCGCTTTCGACGGCTGGGGCCGAGGAGGACGATGAGACCACCGAAGACAAGATCAACCGGCTCATGGAGGCCAAGAAGCTCCTACCCAACGCGAGCTACTTCGCATTCACCGCCACGCCCAAGAACAAGACGCTGGAGATCTTCGGCGAGGCGCTGCCGCCCGATGCCGAGGGCAAGGTGCGGCACCGGCCCTTTCACACCTACACGATGAAGCAAGCAATCCAAGAGGGCTTCATCCTGGACGTACTCAAGCACTACACGCCGGTCGAGAGTTACTACAAGCTGATCAAGAAGGTCGAGAGCGACCCGGAGTTCGACACCAAGCGTGCCAAGAAGAAGCTGCGTCGCTATGTGGAGAGCCATGACCACGCCATCCGGCTCAAGGCCGAGATCATGGCGGACCACTTTCACGAGCAAGTGCTGGCCTTGAACAAGATCGGCGGGCAGGCGCGGGCGATGGTGGTGACCAGCGGCATCGAGCGCGCCATTCAATACCACCACGCGATCCGTGAGTATCTGGCCGCGCGCAAGAGCCCGTACCGGGCCATCGTGGCCTTCTCCGGCGAGCACGACTACGGCGGCACGAAGGTGACAGAGGCATCGCTCAACGGATTCCCGTCGAGCCGGATCGCCAACGAGATCCGAAACGACCCGTATCGTTTCCTCATCTGCGCCGACAAGTTCCAGACCGGCTACGACGAGCCGCTGCTGCACACGATGTACGTGGACAAGATGCTCTCGGGCATCAAGGCGGTGCAAACGCTCTCGCGGCTCAACCGTGCGCATTCGCAGAAGCACGATGTGTTCGTGCTCGACTTCATGAACGACGCGGACACGATCCAGATGGCGTTCTCCGACTATTACCGCACCACGATCCTCGCCGAGGAGACCGACCCCAACAAGCTGCACGACCTGAAGGCGGCGCTCGACGGCTACCAGGTCTACGCCGCCGCCCAGATCGAGCAGCTCGTGGCGCTGTATCTGGGCGGGGCAGACCGTGACAAGCTCGACCCGATCCTCGATGCCTGCGTGGCGGTCTACAGGGCACAGCTCGACGAGGACGGACAAGTGGACTTCAAGGGCAAGGCCAAGGCGTTCACGCGCGCCTATGGTTTTCTTGCCTCGATCCTCCCCTATACCGATGCGGAGTGGGAGAAGCTCTCGATCTTCCTGAACTTCCTCGTACCGAAGCTGCCCGCGCCCGTCGAGGAGGACCTGTCGAAGGGGATCCTCGAAGTGATCGACATGGACAGCTACCGCGTCGAAAAGCAGTCGGCCATGAAGATCCAATTACCGGACGAAGACGCCGAGATCGAGCCGGTGCCGACGACCGGCGGCGGGCCCAAGCCGGAGCCTGACTTGGACCGGCTGTCGAATATTCTCAAGACCTTCAACGACCAGTTCGGGAACATCGCGTGGTCCGATGCCGACCGGGTCCACAAGCTCATCACCGAGGACATCCCGGCGCGGGTGGCGGCGGATACGGCCTTCCAGAACGCGAAGAAGAACTCCGACAAGCAGAACGCCCGCATCGAGCACGACAAGGCGTTGGCACGGGTGATGACCGCGGTGCTCAAGGACGACACCGAGTTGTTCAAGCAGTTCATGGACAACGAGTCGTTCAAACGATGGCTGACGGACACCGTGTTCGGGCTCACCTATGAGCCACCGGTGGCGGTAGACTGA